The Triplophysa rosa linkage group LG3, Trosa_1v2, whole genome shotgun sequence genome has a segment encoding these proteins:
- the lamb4 gene encoding laminin subunit beta-4 isoform X2, whose product MFQFSHLILTFKSFRPAAMLVERSKDFGQTWKVFRYFAEDCASSFPSIPEGPADSLDDVICDSRYSGAEPSTDGEVVLKALDPSFKIHDPYNPTIQELITITNLRLNFTRLLTLGDTLLSRRRRNPEDKYYYALYEMVVRGTCFCNGHASKCVPLDSVRGDTFREPGMLHGRCVCQHNTAGYNCERCQDFYHDAPWRPGEETDWSVCRRCNCNGHSEKCHFELARYLATGGVSGGVCENCRNNHVGPQCELCGPYYYQDPQRFVEDPDACIPCECNPDGSVDGGLCDPVTGQCVCKQNVEGVRCDRCKFGFYGFSRDDPSGCQLCGCNFIGTIRTGNPCDQTTGRCICEHSAQGPQCDECLPGYWGLGNTVYGCIPCDCDIGGARRTECSSEDGQCECRPNMVGLRCSDPAAGYFLAPLDFYIYEAENAVPLVALPLVKPERPTKLPLCPVAPKPPPTPKQEVPYPTIPSAVTPATSKYPVTLPICEHYFRQRGYDFKITNGMIVVIKREKRHARRRRQDQRTISFEPGLSLQIIPRQRTPDKPVTWTGLGFVRVQDGAGLRFTITDIPSTLDYYLVVRYEPESTDDWTATVHIVSLGSGDGSCPNDPSDKVFTLPGSVRAATLDVPLCLRSGDQYHMEFTFRKQPNANHLSSSFILIDSLGLIPKMDSLPNFCLKSHLAEFQQYRCIELGAQVGEHTLPKVCERLIGSISAFIHNGAVTCNCHQVGAYDSSCSKFGGQCECKPNVIGRCCDSCAPLTYGFGLDGCSLCDCDPSGSTAELCDQRTGQCPCRDGVTGRRCDKCYPGYYGFPLCRPCQCNKLADICDPVTGVCLNCRDHSTGPDCERCKDGFVGDPISEEPCEPCLCPELKGNGPFFAISCNKDPYSGVPYCECLPGHTGLRCDMCAPGYYGDLRLPGARCDECYCNKNIDPGDGDACDALTGECLRCLRNTEGPRCQSCKRGYYGNALAQDCKECSCDPRGTEVSKCAAGSPCFCDQETSQCPCRPGVEGGLCNECVDGYWNLDGESGCQPCNCDPENALSNVCDKITGQCLCPPDYGGRQCDECGPNHFGDPDIQCMSCDCNMEGTIYPACDPNTGECLCKPGVTGLFCDECGPGHNTNFPICEPCHTCNQLWEKIVSDVKLDTERMETIMPCPENSRPIPDLERLQLLLEKLQSQLNVTDVDEVKKLEKLLAQIRNETETIDPNLIIIDPSPLLNTDIDNIHLEFNRLLKNLQEKIKDIPVTDVKALNDNLNKIRKLYDEFTENEKKVEAAKKAQEASKKTRANVTLELTKCRIGEINKLEKNVNALSVAKLNEEICGAPGDVKCEQAKCGGASCGKCGGPGCAGSLPISLDASRRSELTMKNITDLHSKLKEDAAKLINMTKLTDDIKDQAEDMMDQMNQSKDRFEKEKTNTKKLLENIKNYLTDELVKPEDIEKLAKAVLSIQLPKSPDDIKKMIEDIKNILANVTGFNEDLERLEKEAKIAEDMKERAKDILDRTKPIDVKDIEKALNDTAELHEKIVKDLAKAEDNNDIINEKLNETTPKLERIEDNLNSTRTKELLDEMEALNGKTEMNRVQGKEAKDAADVALNSAEDANKDLEELKEQFEKLKSNNKNQSVNDEASERLKNITMETEKLAKDVEDKMKQIEDLEKRILDAAQRKEEKMKDLEDLQKEANDLKNFIVDKVEKYGLCST is encoded by the exons CTGCATGGTAGATGTGTTTGCCAACACAATACAGCTGGGTACAACTGTGAGCGTTGTCAAGACTTTTACCATGATGCCCCCTGGAGGCCAGGTGAAGAAACAGACTGGAGTGTTTGCAGAA gGTGTAACTGTAATGGTCACTCAGAGAAGTGTCACTTTGAGCTGGCTCGCTACCTGGCCACCGGGGGGGTTAGTGGTGGCGTGTGTGAAAACTGCAGGAACAACCATGTTGGACCTCAGTGTGAGCTGTGTGGTCCTTATTACTACCAGGACCCCCAGCGCTTTGTGGAGGACCCTGATGCATGTATAC CTTGTGAATGTAATCCAGATGGTTCAGTGGACGGGGGACTCTGTGATCCAGTTACTGgccagtgtgtgtgtaaacagaaTGTGGAAGGGGTGCGCTGTGACCGGTGCAAGTTTGGCTTCTACGGATTCAGCCGGGACGACCCCAGTGGCTGTCAGT TGTGTGGGTGTAATTTCATTGGCACCATTCGCACGGGCAACCCTTGTGATCAGACCACAGGAAGGTGTATCTGTGAGCACTCTGCTCAGGGCCCACAGTGTGATGAGTGTCTG CCAGGTTACTGGGGCCTAGGGAATACAGTGTATGGCTGTATACCTTGTGACTGTGACATTGGTGGCGCCCGGAGAACTGA ATGTTCCTCAGAAGATGGCCAGTGTGAATGCAGGCCTAACATGGTGGGTCTCAGATGTAGTGACCCCGCTGCTGGATATTTCTTGGCTCCACTTGATTTCTATATCTATGAGGCTGAGAACGCAGTGCCTCTG GTGGCTCTACCATTGGTGAAACCTGAAAGACCAACCAAACTTCCTCTTTGCCCGGTTGCCCCAAAACCCCCTCCAACACCTAAACAAGAAGTGCCCTACCCCACAATACCCTCGGCAGTCACTCCTGCCACATCAAAGTATCCTGTCACCCTACCGATCTGTGAGCACTACTTCAGACAGAGGGGTTATGACTTCAAGATCACCAACGGGATGATTGTAGTGATCAAGCGTGAGAAACGACATGCCAGAAGGCGAAGACAAGACCAG AGAACCATCAGCTTTGAACCAGGCTTATCTCTTCAAATCATCCCGAGACAGCGCACCCCAGACAAGCCTGTCACTTGGACTGGACTTGGTTTCGTGCGAGTTCAGGATGGAGCAGGACTCAGATTTACCATCACAGATATACCATCAACTCTTGACTACTATTTAGTTGTCCGCTATGAACCAGAG TCCACTGATGACTGGACAGCAACTGTGCATATTGTATCTCTTGGATCAGGAGATGGAAGTTGTCCAAATGACCCATCGGATAAAGTCTTTACTCTTCCAGGGTCTGTAAG GGCAGCCACTCTGGATGTTCCATTGTGTCTCCGCTCGGGTGATCAATACCACATGGAGTTTACTTTTAGGAAACAGCCTAATGCCAACCATCTGTCCAGCTCATTCATCCTAATAGACTCG CTGGGTCTCATTCCTAAAATGGATTCCCTTCCGAACTTCTGCTTGAAGTCACACCTAGCTGAGTTTCAACAGTACCGCTGTATTGAGTTGGGAGCGCAGGTGGGAGAGCACACACTTCCCAAAGTATGCGAGAGGCTTATTGGAAGTATATCCGCCTTTATTCACAATGGTGCAGTCA CTTGCAACTGTCATCAAGTTGGAGCGTATGACTCATCCTGCAGTAAATTTGGCGGACAGTGCGAATGCAAGCCAAATGTTATAGGCCGCTGCTGTGATTCATGTGCTCCTCTGACGTATGGGTTCGGACTCGATGGTTGCTCAC TATGCGACTGTGATCCGTCTGGCTCTACCGCTGAGTTGTGTGACCAGAGAACCGGTCAGTGTCCATGTCGAGATGGGGTGACTGGCCGTCGATGTGATAAATGTTACCCTGGTTACTATGGGTTCCCCCTGTGCAGACCTTGCCAGTGCAACAAGCTTGCCGACATATGCGACCCCGTCACTGGAGTCTGTCTCAACTGCAGGGATCACTCCACGGGACCCGACTGTGAAAG GTGTAAAGATGGTTTTGTTGGTGACCCTATCTCTGAGGAACCTTGTGAGCCATGCCTTTGCCCAGAGCTGAAAGGAAATGGACCTTTCTTTGCTATTTCCTGTAACAAAGATCCGTACTCTGGGGTCCCATACTGTGAATGCCTGCCTGGACATACAG GCCTACGCTGTGACATGTGCGCTCCTGGTTACTACGGTGACCTGAGATTGCCAGGTGCCCGATGCGATGAGTGTTATTGCAACAAGAACATCGACCCAGGTGATGGCGATGCATGTGATGCTTTAACTGGCGAGTGTTTGCGCTGCTTGCGCAACACCGAGGGGCCACGCTGTCAGAGTTGCAAACGTGGATACTATGGCAATGCACTCGCTCAAGACTGCAAAG AGTGTTCTTGTGACCCGAGGGGCACAGAGGTGTCAAAGTGTGCCGCTGGCAGCCCCTGTTTCTGTGACCAGGAGACCAGCCAGTGTCCGTGCCGGCCAGGTGTTGAGGGAGGCCTCTGTAATGAGTGTGTGGATGGTTACTGGAACCTAGATGGAGAGTCTGGGTGCCAACCATGTAACTGTGACCCAGAAAATGCCCTCAGCAATGTCTGCGACAAG ATCACAGGGCAGTGCCTCTGTCCGCCAGATTATGGAGGCAGACAATGTGATGAGTGTGGGCCAAACCACTTTGGAGACCCGGATATCCAGTGCATGT CTTGTGACTGTAATATGGAGGGCACGATTTACCCAGCCTGTGACCCTAACACGGGCGAGTGCTTGTGTAAACCGGGAGTGACGGGTCTTTTCTGTGACGAATGCGGCCCTGGTCACAACACCAACTTTCCCATCTGTGAGCCGTGCCATACCTGCAACCAGCTCTGGGAGAAGATCGTCTCAGATGTTAAACTAGATACTGAGAGGATGGAAACTATAATGCCTTGTCCAGAGAACTCTCGGCCTATACCTGATCTTGAACGGTTACAATTGCTGCTGGAGAAGCTGCAAAGTCAGCTTAACGTGACGGATGTGGATGAAGTAAAAAAACTGGAGAAGCTCTTGGCACAAATTAG GAATGAAACGGAGACCATAGACCCAAACCTAATAATTATCGATCCAAGCCCACTGCTCAACACTGACATCGACAACATTCACCTTGAGTTCAATAGGCTGTTGAAGAATCTACAAGAGAAGATCAAAGATATTCCAGTGACCGACGTAAAAGCTCTAAATG ACAATTTGAACAAGATCAGGAAGCTCTATGACGAGTTCACTGAGAATGAGAAGAAAGTGGAAGCAGCTAAGAAGGCCCAAGAAGCCTCCAAGAAGACGAGAGCGAACGTCACACTGGAGCTTACCAAATGTCGCATAggagaaataaataaactggAGAAGAATGTGAACGCTCTGAGTGTAGCCAAACTGAACGAGGAG ATCTGTGGAGCTCCAGGTGATGTGAAGTGTGAACAGGCAAAATGTGGTGGAGCTTCATGCGGGAAGTGCGGAGGTCCGGGCTGTGCGGGGAGTTTACCCATCAGCCTCGATGCCTCCAGACGGTCAGAGTTGACTATGAAGAACATTACAGACCTCCACAGTAAACTCAAGGAAGACGCTGCAAAG cTCATTAACATGACAAAATTGACCGATGACATCAAAGATCAGGCAGAGGACATGATGGATCAAATGAATCAGTCTAAAGACAGATTTGAGAAGGAAAAGACTAACACCAAGAAACTTCTAGAGAATATCAAGAACTACCTGACAG ATGAGCTGGTGAAGCCGGAGGACATTGAGAAACTGGCCAAAGCTGTGTTGTCAATTCAGCTGCCCAAGTCCCCTGATGACATCAAGAAGATGATCGAGGATATCAAGAACATCCTGGCAAACGTCACGGGCTTCAATGAAGATCTTGAACGCTTGGAGAAAGAAGCCAAAATAGCTGAAGACATGAAAGAGAGGGCGAAAGACATTTT AGACAGAACAAAGCCAATTGACGTGAAAGATATTGAGAAAGCGTTGAATGATACAGCCGAGCTTCACGAAAAGATTGTCAAAGATCTGGCCAAGGCAGAAGacaacaatgacatcatcaatGAAAAACTTAATGAA ACTACTCCTAAACTGGAAAGAATTGAGGATAATTTAAATTCAACCCGAACAAAAGAATTACTAGACGAAATGGAGGCCTTAAATGGCAAAACAGAAATGAACAGAGTTCAGGGGAAAGAGGCCAAGGATGCAGCCGATGTTGCCCTCAACAGCGCCGAAGACGCCAATAAG GATCTTGAGGAGCTGAAGGAGCAGTTTGAGAAATTAAAATCAAACAACAAGAACCAGAGCGTTAATGATGAGGCCAGTGAACGTCTGAAGAACATTACAATGGAGACAGAAAAGCTGGCTAAAGACGTTGAAGATAAAATGAAGCAAATTGAAG ACTTGGAGAAGAGGATTCTAGATGCAGCCCAAAGAAAAGAAGAGAAGATGAAAGATTTGGAGGACCTCCAGAAGGAGGCAAACGATTTGAAGAACTTCATTGTTGACAAAGTGGAAAAATACGGGCTGTGCTCCACATAG